A stretch of DNA from Cryptomeria japonica chromosome 4, Sugi_1.0, whole genome shotgun sequence:
GATGGAAAATTCATATTATAGAAGGTTGAAACCTTAGTAAATGTTGTATATTTCCTTACTAAGCCATTAAGAACAAAGAAGTTTAGTGGGTGTAGAGAGGCCATGAGCCTTACCTCTTCTAGAGCTTCTCTTTATTCTTCTAATTTACCTATTTCTCTTGCAAGGTATATGAcaatgggagaatgttgggatagGTGTCATACACTttgtaatatttaaatatataaattatttatttaattatttacacCCATTAGAAGTCACATTAGTTGTCACTGTATTTTTTAATTTGGAACTTTCTAATATCTCTTAGATTTCgcgagagttaatgaaattttgatAAGTAGAAAATTATTTAAGATTTGTTGATAGGGAGTAATTTGTGAACTTATAGAAGATCGAGGAAGATCACCCAAATGATAGATAAAGTCACAAGTGGAGATCTTTGGTTGAAAGATGATGTTGTTAATTTAGCACCTCTTGATTAGGGTGTCATTTTTTTATGAATGAAAATCGGTAAACTCTAAATTAGTTTATGGTTTGTAGCTTATAAATTTAGAAACCATATCTAATTTTTGGTTTTATTCATACCTATATGTTAAGTGCTTGAGTTGAAGGAAGTCATTTTGTAGGTTGTGGTAGCCACAAAGAGTTGTAGAAATCTAGAGAGAGAAGTTAGTGTAACTTATTTTAAGACAATACAATCTTTGGATCTCTTTGGTGTGAATTTTTTCTTGTAATGGTTTCTTAacatatatcttgtgttatagttTACATCTATTTGTGATATTTTATTTTTTCCATCTATGATTTATCATTGTTTATGTACTTGTATGCTTGCTTTTTTTAGCATACTTTCACTATAAGGTTATATCCCATTTCTACAAAACTACTTTCTAGAGTAGTTCATGGATAGGGTTGAACAAATCATTTTTTTAATGTATTATTAAGGGGTGATTTGTTTTCTTAAACTATATTTGTTAATTGATTAACATGTGCAACCATTTGGAGCCTCATGCCTTATAATCGATtttgaatgaagaaaataaattatgATAATAATAATGTTAAGTGAGGGAACCTAGGATAATGATTACCTAGGGCCTTGGTATAGCTCCTCAAATTCTACATGCTTTACCTAGGATAAGTATTGCTTAACTATGCATGTAGACAATATAAGATCTATTAGGAAATGCATCTCCATTTTCTTATCTTGGAGAGCATCTAATGTTGTTAGGTCATAATGGCCTCTTTAATGCATCAACATTGAGCTTAAAACAAACAATGCTTGTTGTGCATGCAACTTTTTTGAGGGGGAGAAGGGGAGTTTATTGTTTAGTTAGTTAGTTAGTAGTTAGTTAATAGATTGCACTCTGATTACTCAAAATGTTAGTCATCAtactatatataatttttatttattttagtctTATATAATTTTCTATATAACAGATAAACTCCTCTCACAATATATAGAAgttaaaattttatatatttatatcgTACATAATTTATAGATCattattcttttttatttatattacTACTCCATTCCTTTATCTAATATTAGAGCTTGAAATGATTGAGTTGTGAAGAAGTTGTTGATGGACACACATAAAAGCCAAGTGAAAGATTTTATTTTGGGCCTCTAGTGACTCACATAAAGTAAGGTTTTTTGAGGCATTGAGGGTGGCATTAGTCAATCCATGCATACATATCTATAATGTGTGAGGAACTTATTGTAGAAGAGCTACCCATGCTGGTTGTTTGGTTGTTTGAAGAACATAGTCTTGTGGAATGTACCACTGAAAGTTTCATACACACATTAAAGATTAGGTTGGATTTTGGGGAAAAAAAATAATAGGAAGGAAAGTGCTAGTTCTAAGGGGAGATGAAAAGTCAccttcatatttgtgctttcttcttccttgatttgcctccatttttttttgttattgctAGAGTGTTGCCTTGTGTTATGTCCCccattttttaactttttttattaAGTTCTTTATTGCTTGTCATTTTATGTTGGTCTTTTTagaggtttaattttttttttttgctaatatGCTTGAGTTTTTATTTAGCTTTTGTGTTGGGCTTGGTAGCTAGAAGATGCCTAGGCCATTCCTCATGAGGGAAGATGGGTATTGGCTAGAGTAATTGATTGTGGGCATACAAATAATCCTTTGGGAAACATTAGAGATGGTGTAGTTACATGAATTAAGAAGGAAATAATTGATGCTAGTTCTTATAAAATAACTTTGGTTGTGGATGGTTCTACTTCAACAATGGAAGGTTCAACTTTTGCGGAAGATGGATGGACATAACAAATATGTGATAAACAAGGCAATAATCTTGTAACCAACCTTAAGGATTTGTCCCAACGAGGAAATGGTTAAAGccatatatataaaaaattggacTAAAAAGTTTGTATACTTTTTGCTTATTTGAGTATATTATGCCATTGTCAAAAAAATTAGCGGGTCTTAAATATTTGTGAAAAAAAACTAGGGTTGCAAATCAATATTGCAAAATAGTGCAAAAGAAGTCCTTTTTCATATGTTTTAAACTATTGAAATGCAAAAAATGTGGTTGATTTTTTCTTGGAAGGTAGCAAAATATATTTGTAGGGATTTGCCTTGGATTTGATGGTTCAACCTATGTATGGAATCTTCTATTCATTGCCTAGATGGACATAAATTTGTAACCTTCAACCACATGTTTGGTATTTAGTTGCTCAAGCCTTTGGATAAAGTCATACAAATGGAAGATACTAAAGCTTCTTTACCCCATATAAATGTAAGAGTTCTAATTTCCTTAGATATGACTAAGGATCTTCTTCATAGTGTTGTATTCGTATCGCATAACAAAATGTCTCCTACAAATCAATTATCTGGGTGGTCCTTTTCTTTAATAAAAAAGATGGTCATATGAAAATGAACTATTCTATCCTAAAGGTTAATATAATAACCACCCTTGGTTACTACTaatattttttaactattttttcatTACCTTTGAGCAACATCTTAATTACCCAAGCAATTTATTAGATTGTCCACTTGAAATTTTGATGCCTAGGTGTTTCTATAACTTATTAAATTATTCCAATTTAGAAATCCTAACTTTGCAACCTTAGCAAGTGTTTTACCTAATCCATAAACCTAATTATGTTGCATGATCATGTTTTATTTGTCAATAACCaaattgtttattaaatcaaaGTAAAACAAATATCCGTCTCCAATATTGTGACAATTTTATAATATCAAAATCTAACAATGATATCATCACACCCTATAACTTATTCATCAatcttaatttaattcattaatttattattaatatatatatatatattaaaattaaaaaaaatattcaaagatattaattattgattattaatttattattacatTGATTCCAATGCTACCCTCTCTCTCCTACTCTCTTCTTTTTAGTTGCTTAGTTTGCAACATTATTCATTTCTTCTAGCATTCTTCATCCTATGATGGATCgtagtgtgattcaaaatgtttgatgaaaaaaacccaaaaacaacattgatcaaatctataaattgtggaaacctaatattattaattattattaaaaataaagaattaatattaaaaaaataaaaaaatgaaaaataacaatttaaaaaataataataaagggtATGAAAGTGCAGCCAATTTATAAGTTGCAATCAAAGTATTAATAAAACCAAAAGGTATTTGATTTAATGACAAAATTCGTGTTGTAGGCATCTAAATGATACTGAATTCAAGTCTTATtcaatattacaaaaaaaaaatgaatatttagaaaaaaaaagtaTTAATAAAAAACGGGAGGCAATCGGCACTTAAAtctacaaaagaaaaaagaaaagaccaaaaaaaaaaagggagaattaCTACCAAAAAAGATAAAAGGAAAATCAGCGCTTCAATTCCAGTTATTCAGACAAAACCTTAACAAGGTGTTTAAATATACTCAATAATCAAAGCCACCAGCACATGTCATAGACTAATGGTGGCCTGGATTAGACAACAGTAGGAGGAGAAGTAGGGAGGAAAGTGGCATTGACACTGATGGAATTAGTAGAATCTTGTCCAATCATCAAGGTATGTGTTCCTGCTGGCAATATCTTGTAACCTGCATTGTCCACCAAACCCAAGCTATCACAAGCATTGATCTTCATTACAACAACTTCACTGCTTCCAACTGTTAAAAACACTCTTTGGAAGGATATGAGTTGTTTCACAGGAGCTCCAACCCGTCCTGATGGAGGCACAACATATAGCAATACTACTTCACTACCATCTCTAGTTCCACTGTTCTTTATTTCAACTTGTATCTGAATTTCCAAATCCTTACACAGGTTCTTAGAAGATTTATCCTCTAAGCGAATTGAAGGGCAATTGGAAACTGGTTGTTCTGAAGATTCAAATAATGAGTAACATTTTTGGTTTTTAGGCAAGTGCACTTTAAGGAACTGGGAAGACTGAGACTTGATGGTGTATTGAAAGCTGGTGTAACTAAGCCCATACCCAAATGGATACAATGTGTCTCCTGTGTAAAATCTGTAAGTTCTACCTGGATATTGTGTTGCTAAATTTGCTCTCATGTGCATGTCTGTCATATTCACGATCTCTGCATACTGATTAGGGTACCATGTCATTGGAAGACGACCCCCTGAATAGATGAGTGCAGAAAATTTTAAGTAAACATGTTTTATAagtgaatacacaaaactataagTAAATATGTTTTATAAGTGGTTTGAGGATTCATATAAGAAGACATTGGATCGGACATAAATTGCAAGAATATCAATAGTTAGAAATGACTATCCAGTCATTAGGATGCATCATGGTATTCATGGGTGGATATTACATAACTGAAGTTTTAATTTTTTATCGACGAGGATTATTTGCAGCTTGCTCATTGTACAATTGCCTCAAATGACTAACAACAGTCCTCGTTAATAGTTAAAACTTCAGTTACGTAGCATCTAACCATTGATGTCACGATGCATCCTGATGGCTGAATATCCATTTCCATTAATTAGATCCAAAAGCatgcaataaaataaataataaaaaatttacatAATAAATTATTCAACATAAAAGTACGATGATTTTGAAATTACtattatatatatgaattttatgTTTCTTATGAATGTGCAACTTTCTGTTTGATCTATCATACCTGGACTGTGTGTTCCAAAAATTAGTTGAGCAATGGCATCACCACCTCCTTGCCCAGGGTATCCCACCCATAGGATCCCTGATATATTGCCGGACTTTTGTGCAAAAGAAATGTCAACAGCacttcctgtcatgacaacaagaATAACAGGGCCCTTAGAAGCAAATGCAACTTGAGCCACAAGTTGTTGCTGTTGCCCTGGTAAGAGGAGGTCTTCTCTATCATGTCCTTCAGCCTCAAATGTTAGATTATATCCCACCACTAACACAGTAGTATCTGCTTTCCTTGAAGCCTCTACTGCTGAAGGTATTAAACTAGTATCCCCACAAGCAACATCATAGCAACCAAGTTTGTAGTCTATCTTGGTATATTTCTCCAAACCATCAATAGGGGATGTATACTTACAAGGAACACCTGGAAGTTCAAGTTAATACGATTTAATTAGATTATCAATAtatattaatcaaaataaaattttaaaaattgtcaACTACATTTTGATAACTTGAAGCTCAAAATGGTAGAATTACCTGCATAGTTGCCTATCATAGCTTGGGTGGCATTTGCATGGGGTCCAATCACAGCTAGGGTTGTTATCTTGGAGGTGGACAACGGCAATGATCCATCATTCTTAAGAAGCACAATGCTTTGCCTAGCTGCTTCAACTGCAAGCTCTTGATGCTCAGGTGTACACACGTCCTTAGCCCCAAGGCTTGCATATTCTTTACTTCCATCAAAGAAACCTAGCCTCATTAAAGTAGTATAGGTGTATACAAGAGCCCTGTCTATATCTGACTCTTTTACCTTTCCTTTTACAACTGCAGGTAGTAAGTAGTCTGTATAAAAATGTTCACAATCCAAATCCAACCCTAGCGTACACAAACAACATGTGATTAATAAGCCTCCCCCAACTACCCAAATAATCAAACAACACAATATATAACTTTACCTGATCTCAGTACATATGCTACTGCATCCTCAGGGGTTTTAACATACATCTGGCTTTGGAATAATACTTGTATAGAATCACAATCTGCAACAATATATCTAAAAATAGACAATCACAATAATCTCAGCATCAGCTATAAATTATAGCAGAAAACAATAATCCCAACTAGGCTCTACATCCAAAACAATTATAACAGAAAACTAGATTATTGTATTCATAATCAGCTCAATAGCGACTTTACTAACCCATTGAGATTGCAGAAAACAATAATCCCAACTAGGCTCTAAATCTAAAACAATTATAAAAGAAAACTAGATTATTGTTTCATAATCAGCTGAACAGTGACATTACTAACCCATTGAGATTCCATTCACCCCTAACGGTGTTTTTCAAGAGCTGAGGATCTGCACAAGAAGGAATGCCATTGATCTTATTGAAGGAACACATGGCACAACTGCCAGCACCCTGCGTTACACAAGCCTCAAATGGTGGTTGGAATGTATCCAGCATATCCTGTTGAGTCACCTATAGATCCCAACACACATTCTTAATAACAAAGTTAGTATGGGATTCAAAATGATCTAAGTTCAATATAGGATTCAACACACATTCACAATCACAGTTAATATGGGATTCAACATTATCATTGCAACTTAACGAAGGATTCAAATTAAAATGATCATGTAGGATTCACATGAATTGGAAAGCATAAATTAAATATGCATAAATGGTAATGATATTTTGAGTTGAGAGGTAGATTGATACAccggaagaacaaaatatgcaaatgaacacaaagggTTATTAATAATTTGCAATAAATAGGATATTTGTCTCAGACAATCACAAAGTTCATGAGCTTACAATACTGTTAGATTCACAATCAACCAATCTTACCTCTGCATCAAAATGGAGGCGGTCAATACCTTTCCAAGCATCAAGATCATAAGCAGTATAATGCTTGCAACAGGAAGCAACCTTAAGCATATTGGAGGAGCTACTGCTGGTATCTTGCAAACCTCTAACATAGTTGACAGCATATCTGCTAACCACAAGGGGATCCTCTCCTGGAGTTTCTTGGGCTCGACCCCATCGAGGATCTCTCAGAAGGTTTATGTTAGGACTCCAATAAGTCAGCCCTGCAGTTCCTGAATTGTGCATGCCCCTTGCCTCAGTTGACACAATCTACACATacaatgtttaaaaaaaatattaaatttttttgtcaatttttcctTGAAGTATACCCATATGCTATTGAAAATAACCAGATTCTATCTGCAAATGCCTACAACTTATTTACCTCTCCCATGACTCTCCAAAGAGTTTCATTAAACGAAGCTGCACTGAGAATGACAAGAGGAAAGCTAGTGGCACCAGGCACGCGCTGGTCGAACACAATACCAGGTCCTGTGTTCGAAACACCATGCAGCCCCTCTGACCACCATTCATATTTGGGAAGCCCCAACCTGGGCACTCCAGTCGAAGTGCTGCCCATCTGTCCTACTTTTTCTTGCAAAGTCATGCGACTCACCAAGTCTATGGCTCGCTCTTCAAATCCCAAAgatgaatcacaaaatgcaaattgTTTGATATCTTTTCCCATCATCTCGAACTTCATTGGATCACACACATAGATTTCATCACCTTCACATCTGAATACTGTTGCTGCAATTACAGCAGCAATTACACATACCCAGCATTTCCAATTCATGATGCCTGGCATGATCCTCTGCACCAAATTGAAGTTCAAAAAATATATTGAAACAATGATTAGTTTAAATCGAATCTGAAAATCCTTGATGGACCCAATAGCTAGATTTGAAACATCAAGCTAAAATAATCTTCATAACTGAGATGCAAAACATCAAGCTTTGGACACTGATCCTTCTCTGCAGTTAATGCTCATATATAATTCACACTGTACATTTTAACTTAAACAGCATACCCAAatctttgattatttatttaacttATCTTAAATTACACTAATAAATGAGCCGTACAAGGAAAAAAACACTAATGATCCACGAGTTTTATCAGCTGTTTATTATTGGTTCAGACATCAAATTGTTGTGTTTAAAGTTTCTAATTCTCGTATGTGTTTGATTCCAAAACAGTCCTAGGAATAAGGCACAGTGCACCAAATTTAGCGAGTTCTAAAGCACAATAACTTTGTGGCGTACCAGAACGCCTAAATCACACAGAGGAATGCAATTGGGTGAAAAAAGACTTTTCCGAAAGATTCGAAATGGTATCATCATACTCCATTTCATAATTACAAGCCTTGCAAGGcctatttcttttttctttcaccAAATTTAGCAAGTTCTAAAAGCCCAACGAAACACATAAATCACACAGACGAATACAAttgggtgacaaaaaaggattcttctaaagattggaaatggtatctccacactctatttaaTAACTACAAGCCTTGCAAGGGCTATTCCTGGCTCTCTACACATTTTTCTATGGTGATTATTTGAAATTAGAGATAGTTGTTGCAATCCTCTTTAAGCAATTGACAATTGACAGTATGGTTTCCCGTTTGGTTAGTGATTTTAAAGCTAAAACTTGTTCATTTTGTTAGCATATTTTTTTTCAAGGTCTTTCAATTGGTTGTAGACTAGCTCATACTGGAATTAGGAATCCTTGATGCCTATTTTGTGGCCATCAAGAAactcttgatcatctttcttggtTATGTGCTAGAGATTatgaagcagtcatcggtgaggagggacctcaaagagatcaatccggaccagtcagcaagaataaacacaatggaaacacaaagatatgatggaggcaatgtagaacaaattgttttattgcatgaaaattgattacaaccaaccgtcAACAACCGGGTTACAGCATACCGGCTTACAGGCCTAGTAGAAcctacataataggtcacaaccgggcccttgaatcgtgagatctatcttctatgcatagtctagctacttgattatatgattgattgattctaatgcgcaattacaattatatatatatcgatccaaaggatccagtcgacccaaaaaggattaaaacccgaagaacaagacctaacatgcaaaataaacaaggtcagcctctgccaagagattcctccgaaaaatccaaaggatgaaacgtaaaTCACGGAAAAAGGTCGGCCACAccccaaggaacatcggaatcaatgcccaaggctctgcaagcttcagaatgggttctgatagatcaccaaaataggtccaaacaATTAGTAACAAAGGACTgtcaaccgataacaagaaactgtcatggaaactggtagcgatatcttgccaaaaaatgatccaaatgcaatgcggtctggaagcaagaaagatgatcaagtcttcaagaagaatccaactccacaggatccgatgagccaaaaccaagacacacagaaaggaaaacttaaactgcaaacagaaagcaaaatagaaaggaaaatgttttggtTGATATAAGATTGCTATGAATCGAAGATGCTCCTACATCTGATTAGGCTACATGGGCTTAGATTCATAGTTTTTTTCAAACTCTTTCAACCTAAGCTATTCTTATGGCATATGGTTTTACTTGAACATTGGCTTAAAATCTCCTCTAGATATATCGATAtatgtttttgattaggggaaaaacaggttttgaagggacccgaaaccctttacaaacagaaaATGATAGGATCTGAAATCCTCAACCAGAAAGTTGTTTGAAAAAAAGGAACAGTAAAGCATTGGACAACCATGGGTAAAAAGGACAcccaaaacaaaaaacaacaaagttgCAAAAAGAACAACCTGCAGCCAACCAAAAAACCCTCCCCTAcccaagaaccatcaagatttacacTTAGAATTGCTCTTATGGGATCAAAGTCATATCGAAAGAAGGTTTAAAGGACTTAGCTTTTTTGCCTTTAACAGAAATCCATCCCTCTTCCACTTGCGTTGCCTTAACATGCCAATCCAACGCACCAAAATACTGAGAGTGAGAATCAAAAGCCGTTGTCTCAGCCTCACCAAAACCAACAGACAACAATGACAAAACCCCAGCATCACCAGTTCGCCTCAGCCCGACAGACACAGCTTCACTAGAGCCAATAGATGGCAAAACCTCAGCATTAACAGGCAAGTCAGTAGACTTGGTAAAAACAAGAGTGCTAGCCAAATTGTTATCACCAAAAGAAACCTCTTGAGTCTCCTTCACACGAGAAACATTAGGAGACACATGCACAGTTTCAGCAGCCCCACCAAGAGAGACAACCAAAGGGGGTGCTTCAAAATCCTATGGATCCAAAGCAGCCACCTCAAAAAAACTCCTAGGTTGATCTAGAATCTTCGACGCCGTACAATGTTGTACCGACGCACCTTTCCACCAAGTAGCCTTAGTTGCCTTTTTCTCAAACCCATAATACTCAGCAACATGCCTagttttaaaacatcttctacagCGAAAgagaatcccttcatagtccaaagattggaTCCAAGAACCCTTTGAAGTATTAAGTAAAATTTTAGCAGGCAGCCCATTTGAGATATC
This window harbors:
- the LOC131048973 gene encoding probable beta-D-xylosidase 5 — encoded protein: MPGIMNWKCWVCVIAAVIAATVFRCEGDEIYVCDPMKFEMMGKDIKQFAFCDSSLGFEERAIDLVSRMTLQEKVGQMGSTSTGVPRLGLPKYEWWSEGLHGVSNTGPGIVFDQRVPGATSFPLVILSAASFNETLWRVMGEIVSTEARGMHNSGTAGLTYWSPNINLLRDPRWGRAQETPGEDPLVVSRYAVNYVRGLQDTSSSSSNMLKVASCCKHYTAYDLDAWKGIDRLHFDAEVTQQDMLDTFQPPFEACVTQGAGSCAMCSFNKINGIPSCADPQLLKNTVRGEWNLNGYIVADCDSIQVLFQSQMYVKTPEDAVAYVLRSGLDLDCEHFYTDYLLPAVVKGKVKESDIDRALVYTYTTLMRLGFFDGSKEYASLGAKDVCTPEHQELAVEAARQSIVLLKNDGSLPLSTSKITTLAVIGPHANATQAMIGNYAGVPCKYTSPIDGLEKYTKIDYKLGCYDVACGDTSLIPSAVEASRKADTTVLVVGYNLTFEAEGHDREDLLLPGQQQQLVAQVAFASKGPVILVVMTGSAVDISFAQKSGNISGILWVGYPGQGGGDAIAQLIFGTHSPGGRLPMTWYPNQYAEIVNMTDMHMRANLATQYPGRTYRFYTGDTLYPFGYGLSYTSFQYTIKSQSSQFLKVHLPKNQKCYSLFESSEQPVSNCPSIRLEDKSSKNLCKDLEIQIQVEIKNSGTRDGSEVVLLYVVPPSGRVGAPVKQLISFQRVFLTVGSSEVVVMKINACDSLGLVDNAGYKILPAGTHTLMIGQDSTNSISVNATFLPTSPPTVV